In Sporosarcina psychrophila, a genomic segment contains:
- a CDS encoding histidine kinase, producing MDYENEIQLLKAKIASYEKIILETSAPIIPSIVENTILVPISGHTGQDRFNLIRTRVLDYVGIHRSTVCAVFDFTGVGHKDVEEYDFNILTLEINQLNNTLKLMGVRPIFVGFNPRIVREIVSAGIHLEIETYVNFRTSLAVLLNETENSLQLF from the coding sequence GTGGACTACGAGAATGAAATCCAACTGCTTAAAGCTAAAATTGCTTCCTATGAAAAGATTATACTAGAAACATCAGCACCAATCATTCCTTCAATCGTCGAAAACACGATACTCGTCCCGATTTCGGGTCACACCGGCCAAGATCGTTTTAATTTGATCCGCACCCGCGTCCTCGATTATGTTGGAATTCATAGAAGTACGGTGTGTGCAGTATTCGATTTCACCGGGGTAGGCCACAAAGACGTTGAGGAATATGATTTTAATATACTTACTCTTGAAATCAATCAACTGAATAACACGTTGAAACTGATGGGGGTACGTCCAATTTTTGTCGGTTTTAATCCGAGGATTGTCAGAGAAATCGTATCCGCCGGCATCCACTTGGAAATTGAAACCTATGTAAACTTCAGAACTTCATTAGCAGTACTACTTAACGAAACAGAAAACTCACTTCAATTGTTTTAA
- a CDS encoding sensor histidine kinase, whose product MKSEFLISLAKEYFIVDSDNLCFSIKTDEEVLIFMKNSKIKLILVLSAILLLLFTSLNVFTSYVKIKKTVEESIANQSLAAAESIASAIDKETYQKFLNNPAKNDYYWELTNYLVDAREKLGALFVYTLKIDNPIVSNSMIGGLPKELEESYSIGSVGTVPEKQVKIAFEGNTYITDVIEDAVYGTFLSVGVPIKDEAGIVMGYLGIDISVDTLDYIKGTVLKNNILLFVFNGAFILVVIGSFLFLQRWYQQEVAKEVGYTEDTYQAELKTLITSISSLRHDFTNHIQVLHGLLQLGESKQAQQYISSLSKEVLALESLKLNIDHPGLSILLQTKKLAAQNYHIDMNFTVSHDAFDKIKTTDLIIILSNLIDNAIDATVALPVAERKITISCQTDVTQYLFKITNTGPKISDNEHIFKQGYSTKNAEQGKIRGQGLFIVKEVVNRYNGEISIDSINDLETIALVGIPLK is encoded by the coding sequence GTGAAAAGCGAATTTTTAATTTCATTGGCAAAAGAATATTTTATAGTAGATTCGGATAATCTATGCTTTTCAATTAAAACAGATGAGGAAGTACTAATTTTTATGAAAAATAGTAAAATTAAACTTATTTTAGTATTATCTGCTATCTTGTTATTGTTGTTTACAAGTTTAAATGTCTTCACCTCTTATGTGAAGATAAAAAAGACAGTTGAAGAGTCAATCGCCAATCAAAGTCTTGCAGCAGCAGAATCCATTGCGTCTGCGATAGACAAAGAAACGTATCAGAAATTTTTGAATAATCCTGCGAAAAACGACTATTATTGGGAATTAACAAACTACCTAGTTGATGCAAGAGAAAAACTGGGTGCATTATTTGTGTATACACTGAAAATCGATAATCCAATAGTATCGAACTCAATGATAGGCGGATTACCCAAGGAATTAGAAGAGAGCTATAGCATTGGATCGGTTGGTACAGTGCCCGAAAAGCAGGTCAAAATAGCCTTTGAAGGAAATACCTATATTACAGATGTAATTGAGGATGCCGTTTATGGCACTTTTCTTTCTGTTGGAGTGCCTATAAAGGATGAAGCAGGAATTGTCATGGGATACTTAGGTATCGATATTAGTGTTGATACACTTGATTATATTAAAGGGACAGTACTGAAAAATAATATCCTTCTCTTCGTCTTTAATGGTGCCTTTATTTTGGTCGTAATCGGATCTTTTTTATTTTTGCAAAGATGGTATCAACAAGAAGTGGCAAAGGAAGTCGGCTATACAGAAGATACATACCAAGCTGAACTTAAAACGTTAATCACTTCCATATCTTCTTTAAGACATGATTTCACCAATCATATTCAGGTTTTACACGGATTACTTCAACTAGGGGAATCTAAGCAAGCTCAGCAATACATATCATCTTTGTCAAAAGAAGTTCTGGCGCTAGAAAGTCTAAAATTAAATATAGATCATCCTGGTCTATCAATCTTACTGCAAACAAAGAAACTGGCTGCACAAAATTATCATATTGATATGAATTTTACGGTTTCTCATGATGCATTCGATAAAATAAAAACAACAGATTTAATCATAATACTGTCGAATTTAATTGATAATGCAATTGATGCAACAGTTGCATTACCTGTAGCTGAACGTAAAATAACAATTAGCTGTCAAACGGATGTTACGCAGTATCTATTTAAGATAACGAATACTGGACCTAAAATTAGTGACAATGAACATATTTTTAAACAAGGATATTCAACAAAAAATGCAGAACAAGGAAAGATAAGAGGGCAAGGTTTATTTATAGTGAAGGAAGTTGTGAATAGATATAATGGGGAAATCTCAATTGATTCAATAAATGATTTAGAGACTATAGCCCTTGTGGGAATCCCTCTAAAGTAA
- the gcvH gene encoding glycine cleavage system protein GcvH, with product MSTPKDLRYSEEHEWVKDEGGNYRIGITHFAQSELGDIVFVELPSVGDDIKADEPFGSVESVKTVSELYAPISGKVIEVNEGLEDSPEFVNESPYENAWMIVVEPSNVSELDELMSAEAYEKMTVGE from the coding sequence ATGAGCACACCAAAAGATCTGCGTTATTCTGAAGAGCATGAATGGGTAAAAGACGAAGGTGGTAACTACCGCATCGGTATTACTCACTTTGCACAATCTGAACTAGGCGATATCGTATTCGTTGAACTTCCATCTGTCGGAGATGACATCAAAGCGGACGAGCCTTTCGGAAGCGTTGAATCTGTTAAGACAGTATCAGAACTTTATGCACCAATCAGCGGAAAAGTAATTGAAGTGAATGAAGGACTTGAAGACAGCCCTGAATTTGTCAATGAATCACCGTATGAAAATGCATGGATGATCGTTGTTGAACCTTCAAATGTTTCTGAACTGGATGAACTTATGTCAGCTGAAGCGTATGAAAAAATGACTGTCGGAGAATAA
- a CDS encoding acyl-CoA dehydrogenase family protein: MTELKTNELIKGGAFLTEDIEANRVFTPEDFTDEQKMIAKTAEDYVRNEVQPVVENLENHEFEHSVRLLKTAGDLGLLGADVPEEYGGLGLDKIASALISEKMSVAGGFSITHGAHVGIGTLPIVLFGNEEQKKKYLPNSVSGDKISAYALTEPGSGSDALGAKTNAKLNAAGTHYILNGEKQWITNAGFADIFVVYAKIDGDKFSAFIVEKEFPGVSVGAEEKKMGIKSSSTRTLILQDAVVPVENLLGEIGRGHIIAFNILNIGRYKLGVGTMGGSKRALELAITYTNQRQQFKTPISSFNLTKQKLSTMASKLYAAESLIYRTVGYFEERQSQLSLEEQKDGKAIAAAIAEYAIECSINKVVGSEVLDYIVDEAVQLHGGYGFMQEYEVERIYRDSRINRIFEGTNEINRLLVPGTFLKKAMKGELPLLQQAQALQEELLMMMPEEIGDEALAQEKALVKNAKKIGLLAAGLAAQRFGTKLEAEQEVLVNIADIANNVFAMESALLRTEKAIARSGEEKAQQKILYTQIFCQEAFEEIERDAKETLLAAVDGDNQRMMISALRKLTRSNPYNIIAKKREASVKLIEAEKYIV, translated from the coding sequence TTGACTGAATTAAAAACAAACGAACTGATTAAAGGTGGAGCTTTTCTAACGGAAGACATTGAAGCAAACCGTGTATTTACGCCTGAAGATTTTACTGATGAACAGAAAATGATTGCGAAAACAGCAGAAGACTACGTGAGAAATGAAGTTCAACCTGTTGTCGAAAATCTTGAAAACCATGAATTCGAGCACTCTGTAAGACTACTGAAAACTGCGGGGGATCTTGGACTTCTAGGAGCGGATGTACCAGAAGAATATGGTGGTCTTGGACTCGACAAAATTGCGTCTGCACTTATCTCTGAAAAGATGTCCGTAGCAGGTGGCTTCTCGATTACTCATGGCGCACACGTTGGTATCGGAACCCTACCAATCGTACTTTTCGGAAATGAAGAACAAAAGAAAAAGTACTTGCCAAACTCTGTATCAGGTGACAAAATCTCTGCATATGCACTAACTGAGCCAGGCTCTGGTTCTGATGCATTGGGTGCGAAAACAAATGCGAAATTGAATGCTGCTGGAACACACTACATCTTAAATGGTGAAAAACAGTGGATTACGAACGCAGGATTTGCAGATATTTTTGTTGTTTACGCGAAAATCGATGGCGATAAGTTCTCTGCTTTTATTGTTGAAAAAGAATTCCCAGGTGTATCTGTCGGAGCCGAAGAGAAAAAGATGGGTATCAAATCTTCATCTACTCGTACGCTAATCTTACAAGACGCAGTAGTACCAGTTGAAAATTTGCTAGGTGAAATCGGTCGCGGACATATTATTGCATTTAATATCTTGAATATCGGTCGCTACAAATTAGGAGTCGGCACAATGGGCGGATCTAAACGTGCGCTTGAGCTTGCAATTACTTATACAAATCAACGTCAACAGTTCAAAACACCAATTTCTTCATTCAACTTGACGAAACAAAAACTATCAACAATGGCATCTAAACTGTATGCGGCTGAAAGCTTGATTTACCGTACAGTTGGTTACTTTGAAGAGCGTCAAAGCCAGTTGAGTCTTGAAGAGCAAAAAGATGGTAAAGCAATTGCGGCAGCAATCGCAGAATACGCAATCGAATGTTCTATCAATAAAGTCGTGGGATCTGAGGTATTGGATTACATCGTTGACGAAGCAGTTCAGCTTCACGGCGGATACGGCTTCATGCAAGAATATGAAGTAGAGCGCATTTATCGTGATTCACGCATCAATCGTATTTTTGAAGGGACGAATGAAATCAACCGTCTGCTAGTACCAGGTACATTCCTGAAAAAAGCAATGAAGGGCGAATTGCCATTGCTTCAACAGGCGCAAGCACTTCAAGAAGAACTTCTTATGATGATGCCTGAAGAAATCGGTGACGAAGCACTTGCACAAGAAAAAGCACTTGTGAAAAATGCTAAGAAAATCGGTTTGCTTGCTGCTGGTCTTGCTGCACAACGTTTTGGCACGAAGCTTGAAGCAGAGCAAGAGGTACTTGTAAATATTGCAGATATCGCTAATAATGTTTTTGCGATGGAGTCTGCACTTCTACGTACAGAAAAAGCAATTGCACGCAGCGGAGAAGAAAAAGCGCAACAGAAAATCCTTTACACACAAATCTTCTGCCAAGAAGCATTTGAAGAGATTGAAAGAGATGCAAAAGAAACACTTCTTGCGGCTGTCGATGGTGATAATCAACGCATGATGATTTCAGCGCTGCGTAAATTGACTCGCTCGAATCCGTATAATATCATCGCTAAAAAACGCGAAGCTTCAGTTAAGCTAATCGAAGCGGAGAAGTATATCGTATAA
- a CDS encoding toprim domain-containing protein, which produces MSDERVIIVEGGSDKKRLARILVEPVEIICTNGTVSPYRLEELLAPYEEHELFVFVDADEDGEKTRVLFKREFPAAIHLYTEKVYREVETTPYKVLATILQGADFKIRPEFLI; this is translated from the coding sequence GTGTCGGATGAAAGAGTAATTATCGTCGAGGGCGGTTCGGATAAGAAACGTTTGGCACGAATACTTGTTGAGCCTGTCGAAATTATTTGTACGAACGGCACAGTAAGTCCTTATCGGCTTGAAGAATTGCTTGCACCTTACGAAGAACATGAACTATTTGTCTTCGTTGATGCGGATGAAGATGGAGAAAAGACCCGTGTTTTATTCAAAAGAGAGTTCCCGGCAGCAATCCATTTGTACACAGAAAAGGTTTATCGGGAAGTGGAGACGACCCCATACAAAGTGTTGGCTACAATACTACAAGGTGCGGATTTTAAAATCAGACCGGAATTTCTAATTTAA
- a CDS encoding thioredoxin family protein has product METWTREQWEMALKESSVAAFYLYTPMCGTCAVASKMMEVITVMRPGIPIGKADLNYVQNIAIDYEIESVPCLLIQKDGVLTHKIYAFQSVPYLLEEID; this is encoded by the coding sequence ATGGAAACTTGGACACGCGAACAATGGGAGATGGCTTTGAAAGAGTCTTCAGTGGCAGCGTTTTATTTATATACACCAATGTGTGGAACTTGTGCAGTCGCATCTAAAATGATGGAAGTTATTACCGTCATGAGACCGGGAATACCAATCGGGAAAGCAGATTTGAATTACGTACAAAATATTGCAATTGACTATGAAATCGAAAGCGTTCCTTGCCTTCTTATACAAAAGGATGGCGTTTTAACCCATAAAATTTATGCATTTCAATCAGTACCGTATCTACTTGAAGAAATAGATTGA
- a CDS encoding acetyl-CoA C-acetyltransferase produces the protein MREAVLVAGARTPVGKAGRGSLVTVRPDDLGALVIKETLKRAGGYDGPIDDLIIGCAMPEAEQGMNVARNIGALAGLPDTTPAITVNRFCSSGLQSIAYAAERIMLGHSQAIIAGGVESMSMVPMMGNTIRPNAHLAETAPQYYMGMGHTAEQVAVKYGITREEQDEFAVLSHKKAGAAIAAGKFDDEIVPVEVVKRSVDDNGKYSEKNFTFKMDEGVRHGTSVEGLAKLRPAFSVTGTVTAGNSSQTSDGAGAVLVMDREVAEAQGLKPIAKFLSFAVGGVPPEVMGIGPIVAIPKALKIAGLSIEDIDVWELNEAFASQSLQVIRHLGLDIDKVNFNGGAISLGHPLGATGSILTIRMMSELKRQGKQFGVVTMCIGGGMGAAGVFELL, from the coding sequence ATGCGTGAAGCAGTACTAGTAGCCGGTGCACGGACACCGGTGGGAAAAGCGGGTAGAGGTTCTCTTGTAACCGTACGCCCGGATGACTTAGGGGCACTTGTAATTAAAGAAACGTTGAAACGTGCTGGGGGCTATGATGGCCCAATTGATGACTTAATTATTGGTTGTGCGATGCCTGAAGCTGAACAAGGGATGAACGTTGCGCGAAATATTGGTGCACTTGCAGGTCTTCCTGATACGACGCCTGCAATTACGGTAAACCGATTCTGTTCATCAGGTCTTCAATCAATTGCTTATGCAGCTGAACGCATCATGCTCGGTCACTCGCAAGCAATTATTGCAGGCGGCGTCGAGTCAATGAGTATGGTACCGATGATGGGGAATACAATCCGACCGAATGCTCACTTAGCAGAAACGGCTCCACAATATTATATGGGAATGGGTCACACTGCTGAGCAAGTTGCAGTAAAATACGGTATCACGCGTGAAGAACAGGATGAATTTGCTGTGCTGTCTCACAAAAAAGCAGGTGCAGCGATTGCAGCTGGAAAATTCGATGATGAAATCGTGCCAGTCGAAGTCGTAAAGCGTTCTGTAGATGATAACGGAAAATATAGTGAGAAGAATTTCACATTTAAAATGGACGAAGGAGTCCGTCACGGAACAAGCGTAGAGGGATTAGCGAAATTGCGTCCGGCATTCTCCGTAACAGGTACTGTTACGGCAGGTAACTCGTCACAAACATCAGACGGAGCAGGCGCAGTACTTGTGATGGACCGCGAAGTGGCAGAAGCGCAAGGCTTGAAGCCAATCGCGAAATTCCTGTCATTTGCTGTAGGCGGCGTGCCACCTGAAGTGATGGGAATCGGCCCAATTGTAGCCATTCCAAAAGCACTTAAAATTGCAGGGCTTTCTATTGAGGATATCGATGTATGGGAGTTAAACGAAGCGTTCGCGTCTCAGTCACTTCAAGTTATCCGTCATCTAGGCCTTGATATAGATAAGGTGAATTTCAACGGCGGAGCAATCTCCCTCGGGCATCCACTCGGAGCAACAGGATCTATCTTAACAATTCGTATGATGAGTGAATTAAAACGTCAAGGTAAACAGTTCGGAGTCGTTACAATGTGTATCGGCGGCGGAATGGGCGCAGCCGGCGTGTTTGAGCTTTTGTAA
- a CDS encoding thioredoxin family protein produces the protein MKPITTVEQFNEIIAGDSKALVKFQAGWCPDCRRMDMFIDPIVEKYDEYTWYDVDRDVLPEIADKYDVMGIPSLLIFQNGEKQAHLHSANAKSPSQVTDFLEGVKA, from the coding sequence ATGAAACCAATTACAACAGTTGAACAATTTAATGAAATTATTGCCGGCGATTCTAAAGCACTTGTAAAATTCCAGGCAGGATGGTGCCCTGACTGCAGACGTATGGATATGTTTATTGATCCAATCGTCGAGAAATATGATGAATACACATGGTATGATGTCGACCGTGACGTACTGCCGGAAATCGCTGATAAGTATGACGTCATGGGAATTCCTAGTTTACTGATTTTCCAAAACGGTGAAAAGCAAGCGCATCTGCATAGTGCTAATGCAAAATCGCCATCACAAGTGACGGATTTCCTTGAAGGCGTAAAAGCGTAA
- a CDS encoding STAS domain-containing protein, whose product MLENLIIDLSGLQTIDTFVAQQLFNLFDALSLLGIQPIVNGISPAIV is encoded by the coding sequence ATGTTGGAAAACCTGATTATCGATTTATCGGGTTTGCAGACAATAGACACATTTGTGGCACAGCAATTATTCAATTTGTTTGATGCGCTTTCCCTACTTGGTATTCAGCCAATTGTAAATGGAATATCGCCCGCTATCGTATAA
- a CDS encoding arsenate reductase family protein, which translates to MGLVYYGYPKCGTCRKAKKWLETNNLDFQEVNIAEAPPSVEELGKMIAASDLELKKFFNVSGTKYRELNLKDKLLTMTDEEKISLLSSDGMLIKRPIVFGDGKVTVGFKEEEFDKVWTN; encoded by the coding sequence ATGGGATTAGTTTATTACGGTTATCCAAAGTGCGGGACATGCAGGAAAGCAAAAAAATGGCTTGAGACGAACAACTTGGACTTTCAGGAAGTGAACATAGCGGAAGCTCCTCCTTCAGTAGAAGAACTTGGCAAAATGATTGCGGCATCGGATTTGGAGTTGAAAAAGTTTTTCAACGTTAGTGGGACGAAATATAGAGAGCTAAACTTGAAAGACAAATTGCTCACAATGACAGATGAAGAGAAAATTAGCTTGCTGTCATCTGACGGTATGTTGATTAAGAGACCAATTGTCTTCGGTGATGGTAAGGTGACTGTCGGATTCAAGGAAGAAGAGTTCGACAAAGTATGGACTAACTGA
- a CDS encoding 3-hydroxyacyl-CoA dehydrogenase/enoyl-CoA hydratase family protein, whose product MTYQIKKAAVLGSGVMGSGIAAHLANIGIPVLLLDIVPGKLTEEEATKGLTLEDDIVRNKIAAGALQKLVKQKPAPLTKKSNLSLIEAGNFEDDLDKLKDVDWIIEVIVENLDVKKGLYEKIDAVRKPGTIITSNTSGISIEAMAAGRSEDFQKHFMGTHFFNPPRYLKLLEIIPASTTAPEVIEFMTRFGEDTLGKGVVIAKDTPNFIANRIGTYGLLITLREMEKRGYSIGEVDSVTGTLIGRPTSATFRTLDVVGLDTFMHVAKNVYDKTEGEEQKVFELPPFMKKMIDNGWIGAKAKQGFYLKKGKEILELDTETFEYSPAKKLKTPSIEMAKQQKGLANRVKTLVYADDRTGEILWSILSPTLLYSAELNGEIADDIVAIDNAMKWGFGWQQGPFEIWDAIGVAKSVEKMKDEGGKVPAFVQSLLDKGYETFYKEEDSELYFFDGEDYKLVPVNEKVIDLKRYKQKHGVIKKNSGASLIDLGDGVALLEFHSQSNSIGPDIIQMINFAVDEVEKNFKGLVIGNQGKNFCVGANLGMILMEAQDDNIFELDFTVRSFQNAMMKIKYSSKPVVAAPFAMTLGGGTEVCLPAAHIQASMETYMGLVEVGVGLIPGGGGNVGLYTKHLKGLPKGVHIDYQFVANKVFESIATAKVSTSGDEARENNFLDFADGISVNADHLIYDAKQAAIALFDMGYKAPKREKFPVTGDSGYATMLLGAEGMFLSGFISEHDLKIAKKLAFVLSGGKVPYGTLVDEQYMLDLEREAFLSLVAEPKSQQRMQHMLVKGKPLRN is encoded by the coding sequence GTGACTTATCAAATTAAAAAAGCGGCAGTTTTAGGTTCAGGCGTTATGGGTTCGGGTATTGCAGCTCATCTCGCTAATATAGGAATTCCAGTTTTACTTTTGGATATCGTTCCTGGAAAGTTAACTGAAGAGGAAGCTACAAAAGGGCTTACGCTTGAAGATGACATCGTACGAAATAAAATTGCGGCAGGTGCTTTGCAGAAATTAGTGAAACAAAAACCTGCACCCCTAACGAAGAAAAGTAATCTGTCCCTTATTGAAGCAGGGAATTTCGAAGATGATCTGGATAAATTAAAAGATGTTGACTGGATTATTGAAGTGATTGTTGAAAATCTTGATGTTAAAAAAGGTTTGTATGAAAAAATAGATGCAGTTCGTAAACCAGGTACAATTATCACTTCAAATACATCGGGTATTAGTATTGAAGCGATGGCGGCAGGACGTTCGGAAGATTTCCAAAAACATTTCATGGGCACACATTTTTTCAATCCACCGCGTTACTTGAAATTACTTGAGATTATTCCAGCGAGCACAACGGCTCCGGAAGTTATAGAGTTTATGACCCGTTTTGGTGAAGATACGCTTGGTAAGGGAGTTGTCATTGCAAAAGATACGCCGAACTTCATCGCGAACCGAATCGGTACATATGGCCTTCTTATCACATTACGCGAGATGGAGAAACGCGGCTATTCGATTGGAGAAGTTGACTCGGTGACGGGTACCTTGATTGGCCGTCCGACATCGGCAACATTCCGTACGCTTGACGTTGTTGGACTAGATACGTTCATGCATGTGGCGAAAAACGTTTACGACAAGACGGAAGGCGAAGAGCAAAAAGTGTTTGAATTGCCGCCATTCATGAAGAAAATGATTGATAATGGCTGGATTGGTGCCAAGGCAAAACAAGGATTTTATCTGAAAAAAGGTAAAGAGATTCTTGAACTAGATACAGAGACATTTGAATACAGTCCAGCTAAAAAGTTGAAAACACCTTCTATTGAAATGGCTAAACAACAAAAAGGACTTGCTAATAGAGTGAAAACGCTCGTCTATGCGGATGATCGCACTGGTGAAATCTTGTGGAGTATCCTATCACCAACATTGCTTTATTCTGCAGAACTAAACGGTGAAATTGCAGATGATATCGTTGCAATCGACAATGCCATGAAATGGGGATTTGGATGGCAGCAAGGACCATTTGAAATCTGGGATGCAATCGGCGTAGCAAAATCTGTTGAGAAGATGAAAGATGAAGGCGGGAAAGTTCCAGCATTCGTTCAAAGTTTGCTCGACAAAGGCTATGAAACTTTCTATAAAGAAGAAGACAGTGAACTTTACTTCTTCGATGGAGAAGATTACAAGCTTGTTCCTGTTAATGAAAAAGTAATCGACTTGAAGCGCTATAAGCAAAAACATGGTGTTATCAAAAAGAATTCAGGCGCTAGTTTAATCGACCTTGGCGATGGTGTGGCACTTCTTGAATTCCATTCACAATCGAATTCAATTGGTCCTGACATCATTCAAATGATCAACTTCGCCGTTGATGAAGTTGAGAAAAACTTCAAAGGGCTTGTCATTGGAAATCAAGGCAAAAACTTCTGTGTGGGTGCAAACCTAGGAATGATTCTTATGGAAGCGCAGGATGACAATATCTTTGAACTTGATTTCACTGTTCGCTCATTCCAAAACGCCATGATGAAAATCAAGTATTCCTCAAAACCTGTTGTTGCAGCGCCATTTGCAATGACGCTTGGGGGAGGGACTGAGGTTTGTCTACCGGCAGCTCATATTCAAGCTTCAATGGAAACGTATATGGGACTTGTTGAAGTCGGCGTTGGTTTGATACCGGGTGGTGGCGGAAACGTAGGACTTTATACGAAACATTTAAAAGGATTGCCAAAGGGCGTTCACATTGACTATCAATTTGTTGCCAATAAAGTTTTCGAATCAATCGCGACTGCAAAAGTGTCTACTTCAGGAGACGAAGCACGTGAAAATAACTTCCTCGATTTCGCAGATGGTATTAGTGTCAATGCAGATCACTTAATCTATGATGCGAAACAGGCAGCTATTGCATTGTTTGACATGGGTTATAAAGCACCTAAACGTGAGAAATTCCCTGTTACAGGTGATTCGGGTTATGCAACGATGCTTCTCGGGGCAGAGGGCATGTTCCTATCTGGCTTTATCAGCGAGCATGATCTGAAAATCGCGAAGAAGCTGGCGTTTGTTTTATCCGGCGGAAAAGTACCATACGGAACACTTGTTGACGAACAATATATGTTGGACCTTGAACGTGAAGCGTTCCTTAGCCTTGTGGCGGAACCAAAATCACAACAGCGTATGCAACACATGCTCGTAAAAGGTAAACCGTTACGTAACTGA
- a CDS encoding C39 family peptidase — protein sequence MKTILNVKGKSQFDEDVEQSIRSSACGPVTAFVMTQHLFPQGCPYTTNELYRLLGSTKIGLFKYRFIRNMRKVLGVEWTVAGCTIDEVKRQLDNGRPVAAKFDKWFTFRWRGKYGFDYHWVPVIGYEETADDIFLFIHDNGGRNRDSQVRHISYKMNRSILSFIKIEPTE from the coding sequence ATGAAAACTATATTGAACGTCAAAGGAAAATCCCAATTTGATGAGGATGTTGAACAATCGATTCGATCATCAGCATGCGGACCGGTAACAGCATTTGTAATGACTCAACATCTTTTTCCACAGGGGTGCCCTTACACAACAAATGAATTATATCGTCTCCTAGGTAGCACAAAAATTGGTTTATTCAAATACCGCTTCATCCGAAATATGCGCAAAGTGCTTGGAGTAGAATGGACAGTTGCGGGGTGCACTATTGATGAAGTGAAAAGACAACTCGACAACGGCCGGCCCGTCGCTGCAAAATTTGATAAATGGTTTACATTTCGTTGGCGCGGCAAGTATGGATTCGACTATCATTGGGTACCTGTCATAGGCTATGAAGAGACAGCTGACGATATTTTTCTCTTTATTCATGACAACGGGGGAAGAAACCGGGATAGCCAGGTCCGGCATATTTCATATAAGATGAATAGGTCAATTTTATCTTTTATAAAGATTGAGCCTACTGAATAG